In Gossypium arboreum isolate Shixiya-1 chromosome 6, ASM2569848v2, whole genome shotgun sequence, the following are encoded in one genomic region:
- the LOC108457614 gene encoding probable dolichyl-diphosphooligosaccharide--protein glycosyltransferase subunit 3B encodes MLKLKTGEKLRPKLFVANPQIRKLSKEMAIPSSSAYLFLLSFFTLSLFLAISTAESESELELVADLLALQSESKSGVIHLDDRTIAKFLTSPKTPRPYSILIFFDATQLHDKTELHLRELRQEFALVASSFITNHNNSNTKLFFADIEFRESQSSFHLFGVNSLPHIRLVGPTAKSLKDESEQMDQGDFSRLAESMAEFVESRTKLTVGPIHRPPILSKTQMGLIVALLLISSPFIAKKIFAGETLLHDPKIWLSGAVFIYFFSVSGAMHNIIRKMPMFLVDRNDPNKLIFFYQGSGMQLGAEGFAVGFLYTIVGLLLAFVTHLLVYVKNAKAKRVAMVFAICVSFWAVQKVIFLDNWKTGYGIHGFWPSSWN; translated from the coding sequence ATGTTAAAACTTAAAACCGGAGAAAAGTTAAGACCGAAGCTGTTTGTCGCCAATCCCCAAATCCGAAAGCTAAGCAAGGAAATGGCGATCCCTTCCAGTTCTGCTTATCTCTTCTTACTCTCCTTTTTCACCCTTTCTCTATTCCTTGCCATTTCCACTGCTGAATCTGAATCTGAATTAGAACTGGTGGCCGATCTCCTCGCCCTTCAGTCCGAATCCAAATCAGGAGTCATCCACTTAGATGACCGAACCATCGCCAAATTCTTAACCTCCCCCAAAACCCCTCGCCCTTACTCTATCCTCATCTTCTTCGACGCCACCCAACTCCACGATAAAACCGAACTCCACCTCCGCGAGCTCCGCCAAGAGTTCGCCCTCGTCGCCTCTTCGTTCATCACCAACCACAACAACTCCAACACCAAGCTCTTCTTCGCCGACATCGAGTTCCGGGAATCTCAATCTTCTTTCCACCTCTTCGGCGTCAACTCCCTTCCCCACATCCGCCTCGTCGGCCCCACCGCAAAATCGTTGAAAGATGAGTCGGAACAGATGGACCAGGGCGATTTTTCTCGATTGGCTGAGTCAATGGCCGAATTCGTTGAGTCCAGAACTAAACTCACCGTGGGTCCCATCCATCGTCCTCCTATTCTCTCGAAAACTCAAATGGGTCTGATCGTTGCCCTTTTGTTGATCTCTTCTCCGTTCATCGCTAAAAAGATCTTCGCCGGGGAAACCCTCTTGCACGATCCCAAGATTTGGCTTTCCGGCgccgtttttatttattttttcagcGTTTCAGGTGCAATGCATAATATAATAAGGAAAATGCCGATGTTTTTGGTGGATAGGAACGATCCCAACAAATTGATTTTCTTTTACCAAGGATCGGGGATGCAGCTTGGGGCGGAAGGATTCGCGGTGGGTTTTCTTTATACAATAGTGGGATTATTGCTAGCTTTCGTTACCCATTTGCTTGTTTATGTTAAGAACGCGAAAGCCAAGCGTGTGGCCATGGTTTTTGCGATTTGCGTTTCTTTTTGGGCGGTGCAGAAAGTGATTTTCTTGGACAATTGGAAGACTGGATATGGGATTCATGGATTCTGGCCTTCCAGTTGGAACTGA
- the LOC108459457 gene encoding probable xyloglucan endotransglucosylase/hydrolase protein 8, giving the protein MEKGVLFIALLISAFYSSSEAADSQTSFEDNFSIMWSEDHFKTSEDGQAWYLSLDKETGCGFQTKQRYRFGWFSMKLKLVGGDSAGVVTAYYMCSENGAGPERDELDFEFLGNRTGQPYLIQTNVYKNGVGGREMRHMLWFDPTEEFHSYSILWNNHQIVFFVDEVPIRVFKNNGDEKNDFFPNEKPMYLFSSIWNADEWATRGGLEKTDWERAPFVSSYKDFSVEGCQWEDPYPACVSSTTKNWWDQYKAWRLSDSQKMDYAWVQRNLVIYDYCKDNERYPKLPGECSLSPWE; this is encoded by the exons ATGGAGAAAGGGGTACTCTTCATTGCACTTCTAATATCTGCGTTTTACTCTTCATCTGAAGCAGCTGATTCACAAACTTCTTTCGAAGATAACTTCAGTATAATGTGGTCTGAAGATCATTTCAAGACCTCTGAAGATGGTCAGGCCTGGTACCTCTCCTTGGACAAAGAAACAG GTTGCGGGTTTCAAACCAAGCAAAGATACAGATTTGGGTGGTTTAGCATGAAACTGAAGTTGGTCGGAGGTGACTCTGCTGGCGTTGTAACAGCTTACTAT ATGTGTTCTGAGAACGGGGCAGGGCCAGAACGAGATGAACTGGATTTTGAGTTCTTGGGGAATCGAACAGGGCAACCGTATTTAATACAGACAAACGTGTATAAAAATGGTGTTGGAGGCCGTGAAATGAGGCACATGCTTTGGTTCGACCCCACTGAAGAGTTTCATTCATATTCCATTCTATGGAACAACCACCAAATTGT GTTTTTTGTGGATGAAGTTCCCATAAGAGTATTCAAAAACAATGGTGATGAGAAAAACGACTTCTTTCCCAATGAGAAGCCAATGTATTTGTTCTCCAGCATATGGAACGCAGATGAATGGGCGACGAGAGGTGGGTTGGAGAAAACAGACTGGGAAAGAGCCCCATTTGTGTCGTCTTACAAGGATTTCAGCGTCGAGGGTTGCCAATGGGAAGACCCTTACCCTGCCTGTGTTTCCAGCACCACAAAGAACTGGTGGGATCAGTACAAGGCTTGGCGTTTATCTGATTCCCAGAAAATGGATTATGCTTGGGTGCAGAGGAACCTTGTCATTTATGATTATTGCAAGGATAATGAACGATATCCTAAATTGCCTGGAGAGTGTTCATTGAGTCCCTGGGAATAG